A single genomic interval of Aureliella helgolandensis harbors:
- a CDS encoding DUF1559 family PulG-like putative transporter — MPRDRRLRTGLTLVETLVVCVVIGILLTLLLTGVQAARSMARRSACLFNFKQVALALQNYESASKRFPAGMMRGEGWLVKILPHIEQTALLEEVRNHLEASDGMPFRTPVAVYICPEDPQHSRLGASTSMAGNTGVWPVATGFSGMFSPIGEAFARMGYSGAGEVAIVDVSDGLSATIAISEILHANYTQERLRVNWNLQEQFGVAEGEGLRAKCESLPHAPKSSGYVGDMSSRGTPWTSGDMGATLYNHLSVPNSPSCYNCTDVMSASIAASSAHSGLINCAFADGHVTPIHSAVDLKVWREMGSRNGADELVSDSF, encoded by the coding sequence ATGCCTCGTGATCGTAGACTACGAACTGGCTTAACGCTCGTCGAAACCTTGGTGGTTTGCGTCGTCATTGGCATCCTCCTGACGCTACTCCTAACAGGAGTACAGGCCGCGCGTTCCATGGCTAGGCGTTCTGCATGCCTTTTCAATTTCAAGCAGGTGGCGTTGGCGCTTCAGAATTACGAAAGTGCCTCGAAGCGATTTCCGGCTGGCATGATGCGCGGAGAGGGGTGGCTTGTGAAAATCCTCCCGCATATTGAACAAACAGCTCTGCTTGAGGAGGTTCGAAACCACCTGGAGGCTTCCGATGGTATGCCCTTTAGAACGCCTGTTGCAGTCTATATTTGCCCAGAAGATCCGCAGCATTCCAGACTCGGTGCAAGTACAAGCATGGCAGGCAACACAGGGGTTTGGCCTGTGGCCACAGGATTTAGCGGTATGTTTTCACCGATCGGAGAGGCGTTTGCCCGAATGGGATATAGCGGAGCGGGGGAAGTTGCAATTGTTGACGTATCGGATGGTCTCTCTGCAACTATCGCAATTTCAGAGATTTTACATGCGAACTACACCCAAGAGCGATTGAGAGTCAATTGGAATCTGCAGGAGCAATTTGGAGTAGCCGAAGGGGAGGGACTTCGGGCTAAGTGTGAATCACTGCCCCATGCACCTAAATCTAGTGGGTACGTTGGCGATATGAGTAGCCGCGGAACACCGTGGACTTCAGGTGACATGGGCGCAACTTTGTATAATCATCTGTCTGTTCCCAATAGCCCGAGTTGCTACAACTGCACTGACGTGATGTCAGCTTCGATCGCAGCGTCTAGCGCACACAGTGGTTTAATAAATTGCGCTTTTGCGGACGGCCATGTTACTCCAATCCATTCTGCAGTCGATCTAAAGGTTTGGCGAGAAATGGGATCACGCAACGGAGCTGATGAGTTAGTTTCTGATTCGTTTTAG
- a CDS encoding mannitol dehydrogenase family protein — protein sequence MQLNQSNLSRLPEELNPPSYDRSRIKAGIVHVGVGGFHRSHEAYYTDELMRSSDTSDASAWGICGVGLREADRKIAKVLRNQDCLYTLIVKDPGGDVRTRVIGSLVDVLLGCDDPMAVIEQMASSDTKIVSLTITEGGYNVDPASGDFDTANADAIHDVQNPQQPRLVFGYLTAALRLRRERGLPAITVQSCDNIQHNGDLTRKMLLGFARMQDADLVKWIEDEVCFPNAMVDRITPVTSSADIDYLHRQLDLDDAWPVTCEPFCQWIIEDNFSNGRPEWEKVGAQFVTDVTPFETMKLRLLNAGHSVLGLLGSLFGYQTIDQTLGDELFVTFLRGFFDDEATPMLDAVEGIDLGQYKSTLIERFGNPNIKDSLARICLESSSKLPVFLLPTIRRNLEQGGPIAHATLVIAAWCYYSEHHTDRHGNPLDVVDEQEAALQQAARKTIRDPLAFIKLESVFGNLAEDGRFAETYEHFVQDLYRNPDVSILMRQATVNDEAKDKPQI from the coding sequence ATGCAATTGAATCAATCAAATCTCTCGCGGCTCCCTGAAGAGCTGAATCCCCCCAGCTACGACCGTTCTCGTATCAAGGCCGGCATCGTTCACGTTGGCGTTGGCGGCTTCCATCGTTCGCACGAAGCGTACTACACCGACGAACTAATGCGGTCAAGCGATACGAGCGATGCGTCGGCCTGGGGCATTTGCGGGGTTGGGCTGCGAGAGGCCGATCGAAAGATTGCGAAGGTGTTGCGAAACCAGGATTGTCTTTACACGCTGATCGTGAAAGATCCCGGTGGCGATGTCCGGACGCGCGTGATCGGATCGCTGGTAGATGTCTTGCTCGGCTGCGACGATCCGATGGCGGTAATTGAGCAGATGGCAAGCTCCGACACCAAGATCGTTTCATTGACGATCACAGAGGGAGGCTACAACGTCGACCCGGCAAGTGGCGATTTTGATACCGCGAACGCCGACGCCATTCACGATGTCCAAAATCCGCAGCAACCCCGGTTGGTGTTCGGCTATCTGACCGCAGCGCTTCGCTTGCGGCGCGAACGCGGGCTGCCAGCGATCACCGTGCAATCGTGCGACAACATCCAACACAACGGTGACCTCACTCGAAAAATGCTGCTCGGTTTTGCTCGGATGCAAGATGCGGATCTTGTTAAGTGGATCGAAGATGAAGTCTGCTTCCCCAATGCGATGGTGGATCGGATCACGCCGGTGACTTCTTCTGCAGACATCGACTATTTGCACAGACAACTCGACCTTGACGATGCCTGGCCAGTCACTTGCGAACCGTTCTGCCAGTGGATCATCGAAGACAACTTCTCAAACGGACGACCCGAGTGGGAAAAAGTTGGTGCTCAATTTGTCACCGACGTCACACCGTTTGAAACGATGAAACTGCGGCTACTCAACGCTGGCCATTCTGTCCTTGGTCTGCTTGGTTCCCTATTCGGCTATCAAACCATTGACCAAACCCTGGGCGACGAACTCTTCGTAACGTTCTTGCGAGGCTTCTTTGATGACGAGGCCACGCCGATGCTTGACGCGGTCGAAGGCATCGACTTGGGACAATACAAAAGCACGCTGATCGAGCGTTTCGGAAACCCCAACATCAAAGACAGCTTGGCACGCATCTGCCTCGAGAGCTCAAGCAAGTTACCGGTCTTTTTGTTGCCCACGATTCGCAGAAACCTTGAACAAGGCGGCCCCATCGCCCATGCAACGCTCGTGATCGCAGCTTGGTGCTACTACAGCGAGCATCACACTGATCGACACGGAAACCCGCTCGATGTGGTTGACGAACAGGAAGCCGCATTGCAACAAGCGGCCAGAAAGACGATCCGAGACCCACTTGCCTTCATCAAGCTCGAGTCGGTGTTCGGAAATCTTGCCGAGGACGGTCGCTTTGCTGAGACTTACGAACACTTCGTACAAGACCTTTACCGCAACCCCGACGTTTCGATCTTGATGCGGCAAGCAACGGTCAACGACGAGGCGAAGGACAAGCCGCAGATCTGA
- a CDS encoding alpha-glutamyl/putrescinyl thymine pyrophosphorylase clade 3 protein gives MNANFLAAVIALLMKQKSIATLSEMERFAYALERSIRQRSLARNQFLTAKEESDILFLMRNSVLAGETNEALWRCFLAAHWGRTSARNEMQISSPARLLCAFQRSPVWTWERVSKSPMAFRDWLQSCSSELARLAFGNHRKYESRKPEKIWQVVESFVLLATAHGGPANLVECRDGEFDDPFDEVYRRLRPVWRFGRTGRFDFLVLLMDAGLISYQPTSSYLKGATGPLKGARLLWGNGLPTKQDARAAELAQQLSVSSIVVEDALCNWQK, from the coding sequence TTGAATGCGAACTTTCTAGCTGCTGTCATCGCATTGTTGATGAAACAAAAGTCGATCGCCACGCTCTCCGAAATGGAGCGATTTGCATACGCACTTGAGCGATCAATTCGTCAGCGATCGCTAGCCCGAAATCAGTTTCTAACTGCCAAAGAAGAAAGCGATATTCTGTTTCTTATGCGCAACTCGGTGTTGGCGGGCGAAACGAACGAAGCGCTTTGGAGATGTTTCTTGGCTGCCCATTGGGGGCGCACTTCCGCGCGAAATGAGATGCAGATCAGCAGTCCAGCACGGCTACTTTGCGCATTTCAACGCTCACCGGTTTGGACGTGGGAACGTGTTTCGAAATCCCCAATGGCGTTCAGGGACTGGCTCCAATCCTGCTCAAGTGAACTTGCCCGACTTGCATTCGGCAACCATCGAAAATATGAATCGCGGAAGCCCGAAAAAATTTGGCAGGTTGTGGAATCGTTCGTACTGCTGGCAACCGCGCACGGCGGCCCCGCTAATCTGGTTGAATGCCGCGACGGTGAGTTCGACGATCCATTTGACGAAGTCTACCGTCGGCTGAGACCAGTTTGGCGATTCGGTAGGACAGGGAGGTTTGACTTTCTCGTCTTGCTAATGGATGCTGGATTGATCTCCTATCAACCGACATCAAGTTATCTTAAAGGCGCTACAGGACCGTTGAAGGGCGCAAGGCTTCTATGGGGCAACGGACTCCCCACCAAGCAAGACGCAAGAGCTGCTGAACTTGCGCAGCAACTAAGTGTATCTTCAATCGTGGTGGAGGATGCACTTTGCAATTGGCAGAAATAA
- a CDS encoding peroxiredoxin-like family protein yields the protein MFQALTRSFFLTSLLAIPTMAQETSTTPTLSEQLAEKAAGFAKQAPADRLATFAKGISRVRDSGIEKSAKQVGDDAVDGTLQGWTGNSVTLSKLWSEGPVVLMWYRGGWCPYCNLQLRAMQQSLDKIEDAGAKLIVLTPELPERAKETAEASGISIVALHDKDLALAKLYGIVFELPDVIAPMYQSRLPKYNGNDAMELPLSATYVINSSGKITYAFLDADYKKRAEPSDVIAAVKAAVK from the coding sequence ATGTTTCAAGCACTCACAAGATCCTTCTTCCTGACATCTCTATTGGCGATCCCCACGATGGCACAAGAAACATCGACCACTCCAACACTCTCGGAACAGTTGGCTGAAAAAGCCGCCGGCTTCGCTAAGCAAGCCCCGGCGGATCGACTGGCGACCTTCGCCAAGGGAATTTCACGTGTTCGCGATAGTGGCATCGAGAAGTCCGCCAAGCAAGTCGGTGATGACGCCGTTGACGGAACCCTGCAGGGGTGGACGGGGAATTCGGTCACGCTCAGCAAGTTGTGGAGTGAAGGCCCGGTCGTTTTGATGTGGTATCGCGGTGGCTGGTGCCCATACTGCAACCTCCAATTGCGAGCCATGCAACAATCACTGGACAAGATCGAAGACGCGGGTGCGAAGCTGATTGTCTTGACCCCCGAGTTGCCCGAGAGAGCCAAGGAGACCGCTGAAGCAAGCGGTATTTCAATCGTTGCCCTCCACGACAAAGACTTGGCACTCGCCAAGCTGTATGGAATCGTCTTCGAGCTGCCCGATGTGATCGCACCGATGTATCAGTCGCGATTGCCTAAGTACAACGGCAACGACGCAATGGAACTGCCATTATCGGCAACGTACGTCATCAATTCTTCCGGTAAGATCACCTACGCATTCCTCGACGCTGACTACAAGAAGCGAGCAGAACCGAGCGACGTCATTGCTGCTGTTAAGGCTGCGGTGAAGTAG